The proteins below come from a single Tissierella sp. MB52-C2 genomic window:
- a CDS encoding EscU/YscU/HrcU family type III secretion system export apparatus switch protein, translating to MKKEKKIQNKAVALSYNKEEIAPRVIAKGQNLVAEKIIEKGIEEDITIYKDENLVENLMGLELNETIPEELYDAVAEIIFYIYNLDAQRGREYGK from the coding sequence ATGAAAAAAGAGAAAAAGATTCAAAATAAGGCTGTTGCATTATCCTATAATAAGGAAGAGATAGCTCCGAGAGTTATAGCCAAGGGGCAAAATCTTGTTGCAGAAAAGATAATAGAAAAAGGAATAGAGGAAGATATTACCATCTACAAAGACGAAAACTTAGTTGAAAACCTTATGGGACTTGAGTTAAATGAAACTATTCCTGAAGAGTTATATGATGCTGTTGCAGAGATAATCTTTTATATATATAATTTAGATGCTCAAAGAGGTAGAGAATATGGGAAATAA
- a CDS encoding 3'-5' exonuclease, whose translation MIDPSVLEELRKDIEKKEKWFMPESELDDNQRYMLYSKSSKLIAEGSAGSGKTLLALHRLHRTIEGNNENVLFVVFTSTLKEYIESGISELLKSSLGQADILYIEKLKKENIKEKIKDNFYDYVIVDEVQDVPERILKKLVGAAKKGVILFGDDAQQIYYRIETGISIDEIKERVFESDVDHIKLEHNYRVPREVMKFSEMIVSGSGDLVEKCKNNIGTITINKLSDKKEEILYIYNTIIDKGLKDVVVLYPKNEDVDTASDIFKEIDKEFLIETKSGKLSDNLNFETDLPKIMTFHSSKGLEFKDVFIPSCNQIENFIPEQFRRAFYVATTRTNENLYLTYYEDTQNDAMKEIRKYKERYI comes from the coding sequence ATGATAGATCCTAGCGTTCTTGAAGAGCTTAGAAAAGATATAGAAAAGAAGGAAAAATGGTTTATGCCCGAATCAGAACTAGATGACAACCAGAGATATATGTTATATTCTAAGAGCAGTAAATTAATAGCAGAAGGCAGTGCTGGAAGTGGAAAAACGTTATTGGCCTTACATAGATTACACAGAACAATTGAAGGAAATAATGAAAATGTACTTTTTGTAGTATTTACTAGTACGTTAAAAGAGTATATCGAGTCTGGAATAAGTGAACTATTAAAGTCAAGTTTAGGACAAGCTGATATATTATATATCGAGAAATTAAAAAAAGAGAATATAAAAGAAAAGATAAAAGACAACTTTTATGATTATGTAATAGTGGATGAGGTTCAGGATGTACCAGAGAGAATATTAAAAAAGCTAGTAGGTGCTGCTAAAAAGGGAGTAATTTTGTTCGGTGATGATGCTCAACAGATATACTATAGAATTGAAACTGGAATAAGTATTGATGAGATAAAAGAACGGGTATTTGAATCAGATGTTGATCATATAAAGCTAGAGCATAACTATAGAGTTCCAAGGGAAGTTATGAAGTTTTCGGAAATGATTGTAAGTGGAAGTGGAGACCTTGTGGAAAAATGTAAAAACAATATAGGAACTATCACCATAAATAAATTGTCTGATAAAAAAGAAGAGATATTATATATCTATAATACTATAATAGATAAAGGCTTAAAAGATGTAGTTGTTTTGTATCCTAAAAATGAAGACGTAGATACAGCTAGTGATATATTTAAAGAGATAGATAAAGAGTTTTTAATAGAGACAAAGTCAGGAAAACTATCTGATAACTTGAACTTTGAAACAGACTTACCTAAAATAATGACATTTCATAGTTCAAAAGGGTTAGAGTTTAAGGATGTTTTTATACCTAGTTGCAATCAGATAGAGAATTTCATTCCTGAACAGTTTAGGAGAGCATTTTATGTAGCTACAACAAGAACAAATGAGAATTTATATTTAACTTATTATGAAGATACTCAAAATGATGCTATGAAAGAAATAAGGAAATATAAAGAAAGATATATTTAA
- a CDS encoding YifB family Mg chelatase-like AAA ATPase — protein sequence MYSKINTCVLQGLNGNIVEVETDLSRGLPVFNIVGLPDTSIKESKERVRTAIKNSGYEFPLSRITINLAPANLKKEGSQMDLAIAVGILKSSGIISEFDINNTIFIGELSLDGKLNPVQGALPMVIAMRKWNISKCIVPYENKDECSVIEDMEIIPIKNLKDVVDFLNNELHINPYIREKELINPNDDNHFLDFSDIKGQAGLKRALEVAAAGSHNMLIIGPPGAGKTMAAKRLPTIMPELSFEESIEVTNIYSISGLLPPNSLVKDPPFRSPHHTASAISLIGGGRVPKPGEVSLAHNGVLFLDELPEFPKKVLEVLRQPLEDGIVTISRTSASLTYPAKFMFIASLNPCPCGSKEQGHYILEVISQVKSTMSA from the coding sequence ATGTATTCAAAGATTAATACTTGCGTATTACAGGGACTAAATGGAAATATTGTGGAAGTTGAAACTGATTTATCAAGAGGACTTCCAGTCTTTAATATAGTTGGATTACCGGACACATCTATAAAAGAATCTAAGGAACGTGTCAGAACAGCTATAAAAAATAGTGGATATGAATTTCCTTTAAGTAGAATTACAATTAACTTAGCACCAGCTAATTTAAAAAAAGAAGGCTCGCAGATGGATTTAGCAATTGCCGTAGGCATTTTAAAGTCATCTGGGATTATATCAGAGTTTGACATTAATAATACAATTTTTATTGGAGAACTTTCATTAGATGGAAAATTAAATCCAGTTCAGGGTGCATTACCGATGGTAATTGCCATGAGGAAATGGAATATTTCTAAGTGTATAGTTCCATATGAAAATAAAGATGAGTGCAGTGTTATAGAAGATATGGAAATAATACCCATAAAAAATTTAAAAGATGTAGTGGACTTTTTAAATAATGAATTACATATAAATCCATATATAAGAGAAAAAGAATTAATAAATCCAAATGATGATAATCATTTTTTAGATTTTTCTGACATTAAAGGACAGGCAGGCTTAAAAAGAGCCTTAGAAGTAGCTGCTGCCGGGTCACATAATATGCTTATAATAGGGCCGCCTGGGGCTGGAAAAACCATGGCAGCCAAAAGACTACCTACTATAATGCCTGAATTATCATTTGAAGAATCAATAGAAGTAACTAATATCTATAGCATATCAGGACTTTTGCCCCCTAATTCTTTAGTTAAAGATCCACCTTTTAGATCTCCTCATCATACAGCATCAGCCATATCTTTAATAGGTGGTGGCAGAGTGCCAAAACCTGGTGAAGTATCATTGGCACACAATGGAGTTTTATTTTTAGATGAATTGCCTGAATTTCCTAAAAAGGTATTGGAGGTATTACGCCAACCATTGGAAGATGGAATTGTTACTATTTCAAGGACAAGTGCTAGTTTGACTTATCCCGCCAAGTTTATGTTCATCGCCAGCCTAAATCCTTGTCCATGTGGGAGCAAAGAGCAAGGTCATTATATTCTTGAAGTGATTTCCCAGGTAAAAAGTACAATGTCAGCTTAA
- a CDS encoding recombinase family protein, translated as MKERQMKIIPGAPLAAIYTRKSRATEMGESIENQIARCIALCDYKGWGYIVYVDYDYSGKDTDRPDFFEMMKKVRNNEFDYVVVYHIYRFARNMKDFTILMDEFQELEVGFTSISQDFDTSTPTGRAAMYMTAVFGQLGREDTAMQVRDNMIYLAEKGRWNGGPVPYGFDTYSELVEYRDGEGNKKITYLIENEGESAFIKKFAEWYLETNGSIRGNVTKANELGYRTKRGAYWNSSQMSRILQNPLYCIADEDSYEYFKDNFTGIFSDKARKKENWNGTHGLMFYNRRKPYKKTSRLRDETEWILSIGEHKGFIPGETFAKIQHKLSKNKSQPPRTGQSIRSPLVGLVRCGRCNSAMSIFGSHKTSDKSKGYYHYFRCLTREIKSKILCDNSNVRADILEDLVLSNIFALIDNENSLKSILEATNNDIEDKRTPLMSKANKLKSDLSNIDSEINNLVDALSKNILPELMIKRKYKDLENKKIEVRNELEKINIELSNNYYEDKFDIDTVKKYIKNLKHNYKDLSFEQKKELLNSIVKEVSMDRNKVKLTLYFLPGKSLQEYNDLALCSHMDKDLGWR; from the coding sequence ATGAAAGAAAGGCAAATGAAAATAATACCTGGTGCTCCTTTGGCAGCTATATACACTAGAAAATCTAGAGCTACAGAGATGGGAGAATCTATAGAAAATCAAATTGCTAGATGTATTGCATTATGTGATTACAAAGGATGGGGATATATAGTTTACGTAGATTATGACTACTCTGGAAAAGATACGGATAGACCAGATTTCTTTGAGATGATGAAAAAAGTTAGGAATAATGAATTTGATTATGTAGTTGTATATCATATTTATAGATTTGCTAGAAATATGAAAGATTTTACTATTCTAATGGATGAGTTTCAAGAGTTAGAAGTTGGATTTACAAGCATAAGTCAAGACTTTGATACCTCTACTCCAACAGGTCGAGCTGCTATGTACATGACAGCAGTTTTTGGTCAACTAGGTAGAGAAGATACCGCCATGCAAGTAAGAGATAATATGATCTATCTTGCCGAAAAAGGTAGATGGAATGGTGGCCCCGTTCCATACGGATTTGATACTTATTCAGAATTAGTAGAGTATAGGGATGGCGAAGGAAATAAAAAAATTACTTATTTGATAGAAAATGAAGGAGAGTCAGCTTTTATAAAAAAGTTCGCTGAATGGTATCTTGAAACTAATGGCTCTATTAGAGGTAATGTCACGAAGGCAAATGAATTAGGTTATAGGACTAAACGAGGTGCTTATTGGAATTCAAGTCAAATGTCAAGAATACTTCAAAATCCTCTATACTGTATTGCAGATGAAGATTCATATGAATATTTTAAGGATAATTTTACTGGTATTTTTTCAGACAAAGCTAGGAAGAAAGAAAACTGGAACGGCACCCATGGACTAATGTTTTATAATAGAAGAAAGCCATATAAGAAAACATCAAGACTTAGAGATGAAACAGAATGGATTTTAAGCATTGGAGAGCATAAAGGGTTTATTCCTGGAGAAACTTTTGCAAAAATACAGCATAAATTGAGTAAGAATAAAAGCCAACCTCCACGAACAGGACAAAGTATAAGATCTCCTCTGGTTGGATTAGTCAGATGTGGTAGGTGTAATTCTGCAATGTCTATTTTTGGTTCTCATAAAACAAGCGATAAATCCAAAGGATACTATCATTACTTTAGATGTCTCACTAGAGAAATAAAGTCTAAAATTTTATGCGACAATAGCAATGTAAGAGCCGATATTCTAGAAGACTTAGTCCTATCTAATATATTTGCTTTAATAGACAATGAAAACTCTTTAAAATCGATTTTAGAGGCTACAAACAACGATATAGAAGATAAGCGTACTCCTCTTATGTCAAAAGCAAATAAATTAAAATCAGATCTAAGTAATATTGATTCTGAAATCAATAACTTGGTAGATGCATTATCAAAAAACATCCTTCCCGAACTCATGATAAAAAGAAAATACAAGGACCTTGAAAATAAAAAAATCGAGGTTAGAAATGAGCTAGAAAAAATCAATATTGAATTGAGCAATAATTATTATGAAGATAAATTCGATATTGATACAGTAAAGAAATATATTAAGAATTTAAAACATAATTATAAAGACTTAAGTTTTGAGCAAAAAAAAGAACTCCTTAACAGTATAGTTAAAGAAGTTTCTATGGATAGAAATAAAGTTAAGCTGACATTGTACTTTTTACCTGGGAAATCACTTCAAGAATATAATGACCTTGCTCTTTGCTCCCACATGGACAAGGATTTAGGCTGGCGATGA
- a CDS encoding YraN family protein → MGNNIDKGRQGELTAKEYLVAKGYNILNLNYRNKIGEIDIIALDKDILVFIEVKTRTSVKFGYAYEAVNRKKQEKIIYCSHLYMKQNKLLNYQMRYDIIEVYLTPELRINHIENSFC, encoded by the coding sequence ATGGGAAATAATATAGACAAAGGTAGACAAGGAGAATTAACAGCTAAGGAATACCTTGTTGCAAAGGGCTATAATATTTTAAATTTAAATTATAGGAATAAAATTGGAGAAATAGATATAATTGCTTTAGATAAGGATATATTAGTTTTCATTGAAGTTAAGACAAGGACAAGTGTGAAGTTTGGTTATGCATACGAAGCCGTTAATAGAAAGAAACAAGAAAAGATTATTTATTGTTCTCATTTATATATGAAGCAAAATAAATTGTTAAACTATCAGATGAGATATGACATAATAGAAGTATATTTGACACCAGAATTAAGAATAAATCATATTGAGAATTCTTTTTGTTGA
- a CDS encoding ribonuclease HII has product MIEFERKDELLRYENIACIDEVGRGCLAGDVVACAIIMPHGIIINGVKDSKKLSEKKRDILYDEILSKAIACGIGRVNSSIIDEINIKEATRLAMKYAVENLKDKEGNKIDPDFLLIDAEKVDLNIPQESIVKGDDKSHGIACASIVAKVFRDRLCIEWDKEFEGYNLKKHKGYGTKEHRECLQNLGPSPIHRMTFLKNILK; this is encoded by the coding sequence GTGATAGAATTTGAACGTAAAGATGAATTATTAAGATATGAAAATATTGCTTGTATAGATGAAGTAGGTAGAGGTTGCTTAGCTGGGGATGTGGTTGCCTGTGCAATAATAATGCCACATGGGATAATAATCAATGGAGTAAAGGATTCTAAAAAACTTTCTGAAAAAAAACGTGATATTTTATATGATGAAATACTATCTAAAGCTATAGCCTGTGGCATTGGCAGAGTAAACTCTAGTATAATAGATGAGATTAATATAAAAGAAGCTACTCGTTTGGCTATGAAATATGCAGTGGAAAATCTGAAAGATAAAGAAGGAAATAAGATAGATCCAGATTTTCTACTTATTGATGCAGAAAAGGTTGATCTGAATATACCTCAAGAATCTATTGTAAAGGGAGACGATAAATCTCATGGAATAGCTTGTGCATCTATAGTAGCTAAAGTCTTTAGAGATAGATTATGTATAGAATGGGATAAAGAATTTGAGGGATATAATTTAAAAAAACATAAGGGATATGGTACTAAGGAACATAGAGAGTGTTTACAAAACCTAGGACCATCACCTATCCACAGAATGACATTTTTAAAAAATATATTAAAGTAG